Genomic DNA from Hirundo rustica isolate bHirRus1 chromosome 18, bHirRus1.pri.v3, whole genome shotgun sequence:
GGGGGTTCAGAGAATGAGACTTTGCATTGGGGCTCCCTAAAACTGGCTGGAAAAGCTCACTCTGTTCCCACGCTTCCCCCAGgtgtttccaaagaaaaaaaataaaagaccaaaacccaaaaaacaaaacaaaacaaaaacaaaacaaaagaaaaaacccacaacaaaaaaaacccccaccaaaccaaaaccaaaaacctttCTTCATGGTAGGCAtggctttgtttattttgttgttttggacAAGACAGACAGTAAGGTTGTTGACGAAATACCAAAATTCCTGTCCCATTGGCAGTGTGAAGCAGAGCGTACTGGGACAGCATTTTACAGGAGTTATTTGGTACCTCCCAACTGATGCAtaaagttttagctttcatattttttcagattctgtgctgcctaggtgtGTAGCTCTGAGCTTCATATTAAGTGTCAGCTAGTCCTCTTTATAGGGTAGGTAAGACAAAACAATCTCTTTCCAACTTGAGACCAAGGACAACCATTAcaagcttcaggcccaaaaggTATAAACAAAAGAGAACTGAAGAGAGCAAACAAGGAGGATGGAACTTCATAACTTGAAGCTATAATaggacaattaaccccaatatgcaaatggaccaaacttataaaagtgtgaaacctGTTGACCATctgtccattttgggtccatcttgggtgtagccctggccaggctcttgtactgcccaaggtgtatcctttaaggccttttaataaatactgaCTTTATTCATGTAGCTCTGTCTAGtttctgttccaggtcagccttctcAAGGCATCACAACAATGAAACAGTCCTGTGAGAAGAGGGACAGCAGAGCTCCTCTTTGCCAGCAGAAGTGTCCCACCCTAGCTGAAAGCAGATGATGCTGCCAACTCTTGCTgacctccctctctctccctcctgcttcCTTTCTGAGCAGAGCTAAGGCTGGGCCCCCTCCATGCTGCGGCTTCCTCCAGTGGGTAGAGGGCAGTGgtgcagcagggaaagaggagaagcaTCAGCCAGGTCTCAGTCCATCTCGCAGCTTGACTGTGGGCTCTACCCGTGGAAGCAGACAGCAGGGTCAGGTCCTCTGTTGATGTCTGcactctgaaagaaaaaacagatggTTTGCCAGACTCCTTCTGTACAGTGTCTTTCCAGCAAGTTCCTTTCCTGTTCCCACACTGCTCGTGGGGCTGAAATGTGATCTTATTTCACTCAGGCTAGCCTTCCTTCCTGAGGGAAGAACTCTTACCTGTATCAGCAACTGTAGCCAGGGACCTTGGGGACACAGAGGGCCTCTGTGACTGATGTCTAGGGAAGGACTGTTGGCCTTCTTTTGCTTCCCACAGCACTAACCCAGGTGCAGGACAGACCCGCAGTAAGTGGAGCTTCTCGTCCCCTCCCTGATGAGTACCTCCACCCTTGGCATaacccctgctctgcccatggGTGCCCCATCTATTCACCGTAGATGGGAGGCAGTGGATAAGAAATGAAGGTGAGACCAGCCCCTGGCTGGTGAGGACAGATACGCTGCTGAGAAAACCATTGAGTCTTGGTCACAGTCATCACGGGGGGAACAGTCCCTGCCACcccactcctgctcctgcagtggGGAAGTACCATCTTATGGGTCTGAGCCCTGGCAGAGTCTGGTCCCAGGGAAACTTTCCCTAACATCCCATGCCTTCCTCATAGCATATTCAGCCCTCGCCAAGCCAGGACACCTCCCGCGGTGCCCCATGTCCCTTCCCAACCCCTGGGATGATGCATCCCCGGCTGTAAATACTCAcggaaaaggaaaaactggcCCTTATGGCTGGTAGTGCTGCCTCAGAGTGTGCAGTGTTGCAAGCTCGCTCCATGGCTTCTGCCGTGCCGTTCCCACTCTTAACAGTTCTCGCTGCCTGCTCGGAGACTCCCCGGAGTGGGAAGGTTACATCAGGGGTGAGTTACGCCCAAACTATGCGTTTTTGGGAACGGGAATCTGCAGTCACAGCATTTGTCATAGGCATTTCAGAGCTCCTCGTGACTACTGATAGATATAACTAATAACATCGGGTTCGTCGGATGCGCGTTTGCACAACCCTGCGTGGGGACAGGTCACCTTCCTCCGCCGAAACGCTGGAAAACCCTTCCCGGCcccaaggagcagcagaggaaggatgCGGGGACAGGTCCCAAACTTCGTTCGGACCATGCGTCTGGGGAGGACACTGGGGGACGACACTGGCCCTGGCATACCCGGCACCGGGAGAGGACAATTATTCCTGTATTCCCGGCTCCGGGGTAGGACACGGACCCTCCGTCATTCACAGCGAGCATCCGCCGCACAGCCCCGTCGGGAGCGAAGGATTTCGCCCCCAATCCCGCCCCCGGAGCCTGCGCCCCGCCCCGGTCCCGCGCATGccgggcgcggccccgcggaTCCCATGGCGGCGGCGCGGGAGTGGCCGCGGAAGCTGGTGGCTGTCGCtgcggcgctgcccggcgggGGCGGCCTGGGACGAGCACCGGGACCGGGTCCTGCCGTGGAACCGGCCCCGGAGCCGCTCCCAGAAACGGCCGCCCCCGCCACAGCCGCGCTCTACGTGCACGTgagcggggacacgggggggaccCTGGGGCTTGTGTATGTGCTGGGGTGCACGGGAAGTCACGGGTTTGCACACGTGGGGACACACGTGTGTCCTTGGGCTTCTACACTCTGAGGGCCACGGGGACGGCGCAGGTGGGAGGTGAATGTGGCTCCTTGGGGCTCGCACACACGTGGGACCCCGGCGTTTGCAGACGCTGAGGAGAGCCCGGCCTCTTACATGTCATGGGGCTAGCCAGAGCTGAGGGGTCCCTGAGCCGTGCACACGATGGGTCACACCTGTGGGTCGTGTGCCGTGTGGGGCAGGTGGGGGGCACTGGGTTCCATGCAGTGGGCGGGAGCTGTTCCCCCTCAAAATGGAGTGGCTAGGGGTGAGGGCATGGCCGACCCCCACACGTGCCCGCAGTGGCCCTACTGCCGCAAGCGCTGCTCCTACTGCAACTTCAACACGTACGTGGTGCCGGCGGTGGACGAGGCGGCCCTGCGCGCCTGCCTGGTGCGAGAGGCACAGACCTTGCTCCGCCTCAGCCAGGTGCACAGGTGGGTGTACAGGGTGGGCTCATGGGGAGTGCTGGGCCCTTCCGTGCCCAGCTGCAACTTCCCACCCTCTGCCCTACAGCGTCACCTCCGTCTTCTTCGGCGGAGGCACCCCCAGCCTGGCCAGCCCTGGCACTGTTGCAGCAGTGTTGGAGGCTGTGGCCGGGGCTGCCCACCTTCCTGCTGGCGCTGAAGTCACGCTGGAGGCCAAccccagctccaccagcacaTCGCGCCTTGCCGGCTTCAGGGCAGCCGGGGTCAACCGCCTCTCCGTCGGCGTCCAGGTGAGAGGGGCTCTCCCCGCCGCAGCCCCCGCAACCCCCGTGACCCCATTGTCACTATGCTCCCTCTGCAGTCGCTGGATGACGCCGAGCTGAGGATGCTGGGCCGGGAGCACACAGCGACAGAGGCCCGGAAGGCTGTGGAAGCAGCGCGGGGGCTCTTCCCTGGCCGAACCTCCATCGACCTCCTGTTTGGGCTGCCAAAACAGAGCCGGGATGCATGGGCCCAGCGGCTGGAGGCAGCCCTGAGGCTCTGCGATGACCACATCTCCCTGTACCAGCTGACGCTGGAGCGGggcacagcactggcagcacAGGTCCGTGGGGGAGCCCTGCCTGCACCCTCCCAGGATCTGCTGGCTGACATGTACCAGACTGCCCGAACTGTGCTGGTGGGTGCTGGCTTCCGCCACTATGAGGTCTCCAATTTTGCACGGAAGGTGGGATGCCCCCCATGCTGGTCCCCCCCACGTCATGCTGGTCCCCCAGCA
This window encodes:
- the RSAD1 gene encoding radical S-adenosyl methionine domain-containing protein 1, mitochondrial isoform X3 — translated: MAAAREWPRKLVAVAAALPGGGGLGRAPGPGPAVEPAPEPLPETAAPATAALYVHWPYCRKRCSYCNFNTYVVPAVDEAALRACLVREAQTLLRLSQVHSVTSVFFGGGTPSLASPGTVAAVLEAVAGAAHLPAGAEVTLEANPSSTSTSRLAGFRAAGVNRLSVGVQSLDDAELRMLGREHTATEARKAVEAARGLFPGRTSIDLLFGLPKQSRDAWAQRLEAALRLCDDHISLYQLTLERGTALAAQVRGGALPAPSQDLLADMYQTARTVLVGAGFRHYEVSNFARKGALSTHNLSYWRADQYIGVGPGAHGRFMLRCEGGCSREARVQTLEPVAWMREVQSQGHGTRTRAVLSLLEQLEELLTLGLRTDEGITHERWGRFSPQLSLQAVFGEPGEARALQQEGWLVLDSGGLRCTWAGLAVLDSLLPDLLCQLQRVLRAARRPPRGTPAEERADGRDARAARRKRVLSSPVQQLQKSTSLSLSPSLFRMFCKERTSRHLKLRWRTWRNFMLHAFPMMLGEFQFRRITLSENTDPRR